A portion of the Meriones unguiculatus strain TT.TT164.6M chromosome 11, Bangor_MerUng_6.1, whole genome shotgun sequence genome contains these proteins:
- the Npl gene encoding N-acetylneuraminate lyase isoform X3, whose amino-acid sequence MAFPKKKLRGLVAATITPMTENGEINFPVIGQYVDYLVKEQGVKNIFVNGTTGEGLSLSVSERRRVAEEWVTQGKNKLDQVVIHVGALSLKESQELAQHAAEIGADGIAVIAPFFFKSQNKDALISFLREVAATAPALPFYYYHIPSLTGVKIRAEELLDGIQDKIPTFQGLKFSDTDLLDFGQCVDQNHQRQFDLLFGVDEQLLSALVMGATGAVGSTYNYLGKKTNQMLEAFEQKDFTSALNYQFSIQRFINYVIKLGFGVSQTKAIMTLVSGIPMGPPRLPLQKATKEFTANAEAKLKSLNFLSFSDLKDEPVGASS is encoded by the exons AGAAATCAACTTTCCTGTAATTGGTCAGTATGTGGATTACCTGGTGAAGGAACAGGGAGTAAAGAACATTTTTG TGAATGGCACCACAGGAGAAGGCCTGTCCCTCAGTGTCTCTGAGCGTCGCCGGGTCGCAGAGGAATGGGTGACACAAGGGAAGAACAA GTTGGACCAAGTGGTGATTCACGTGGGAGCACTAAGCTTGAAAGAGTCACAAGAACTG GCCCAACATGCAGCAGAAATTGGAGCTGATGGCATTGCTGTCATTGCGCCTTTCTTTTTCAAGTCACAGAACAAAG ATGCCCTGATAAGTTTCCTGAGGGAGGTGGCTGCCACAGCTCCTGCCTTGCCATTTTATTACTATCACATTCCTTCATTGACCGGGGTAAAGA TTCGTGCCGAGGAGCTGCTAGATGGGATTCAGGATAAAATCCCCACCTTCCAAGGACTGAAGTTCAGTGACACTGACCTCTTAGACTTCGGGCAGTGTGTTGATCAGAATCACCAGCGACAGTTTGACCTGCTGTTTGGGGTGGATGAG CAACTGTTGAGTGCTCTGGTCATGGGAGCAACTGGAGCAGTAGGCAG TACCTATAACTACCTGGGGAAAAAGACAAACCAGATGTTGGAGGCTTTTGAACAGAAAGACTTCACTTCAGCCCTCAATTACCAG TTTTCTATCCAGAGATTTATCAACTATGTGATCAAGCTAG GTTTTGGAGTGTCGCAGACCAAAGCCATCATGACGCTGGTCTCTGGGATTCCAATGGGCCCACCCCGGCTGCCTCTGCAGAAGGCCACCAAGGAGTTTACTGCTAATGCTGAGGCCAAGCTGAAGAGCCTgaatttcctttccttctctgatTTAAAGGATGAGCCCGTGGGAGCCTCTAGCTAA